The Sulfolobales archaeon DNA window TGCCTCCGCAAGGTCTTCACCGCTTAGAAGTGGGTCTTTCTCTGTGAAGAAGCTATCCACAAGATCAAAAGCAGCCCTCACATCGAACTTAACTATACCCCCATACCTCATCGGATGCCTTATCCCCGACACGAGCTTCTTAACCTGTGACGGGCTCTGCACATAGACCCTGTACACAGATAGATCTTTCGCCCATACATATCCACCCCTAGTGCTATCGAAGACAAGCGGGATCATATCTGTGTCCTCCAGCTCGGCATAGCTCGGCAGCTCCGGCCTAGATCTCGACATTAGGTAGAAATATGGTTTGAACTCCTCACCAGCTATTCTAACAGCCTCACCCCTGCCGAGGACACCGTAGATCTCTCTCTTCTTGCTATAAACAACCTGGAGATCGATTATGTTCATGGTAACAGCCCCTATCCCTTAAAAACATGTGATAAATCGATTGCACTAGGCTAGCTTCTACAGGTTCTTGAGCTCAGATATTCTTTGAGCTCCTTAAACCATGGTCTCTCTGTTTTATAGTCTGCAACAGCATATTTATAGATCTTCTCTGCTGTGTCCTCATCTATGCATGACGAGCTTATAAGTGCAATTGCATAGTTCCTAGCAAGCCTTTTTATAACAGCAAGCGGGATCCCGGCTTTTCTCAGGCTTATCATCGTGTCGTTGGCACCTGTTGCTAGGAGCTCTATTGCGTTTGAAAGCGACTCTCTAGCACTATCATTCCATCCAAATGCCCTACCCCTATATAGAGCCATTGCACCGCCTAGCTCGAACATCTTCTCTGCCAGTTCCTGTGCAAGCCTCCCCCTCCTGCCTCCGACCATGCTTGCACTCATAAGCCCGAAATCAACTGCTATCTCTCTCACATCCATGTGCTCCTGTGATGGATTCCCATCCCCGAGGATCTTTACAGCTATATCAGCGATCTCGTATAGAACTTGCTTCGCATCCTTACCAGCCGCGTTGTCGGCCAGCCTCTTCTCATCCATCTTCAGACCAACTGTTGCTGCGAAGTAGAGCTCCCTCGAGGGGAACCAGATCCTGTTATCCCTTATCTCTATGTAGCCCTCGCCGACGAGCCCATCTATAATCCTCTTCATCATAGATACAACAGCTTCTGAACCGGCATCGCCGTGGATCGCTGACCAGAATGTTCTCCTCACAAAGTTGGCAAGGGAACTAGGATCCCTGTTCCCATATGCTATCAGCCTCAGCAGGGCTCTTGTCATGAAGTCCTCATCATAGATTTTGGATGAGATGGGCTCAGCCTTGATCCTCATGATCGTCTTCAGGTATGCTGCCTCGGACTCGGTGTCTATGAAGATATGTACATGCCCCTCTTCATCGAGCCCAGGCCTCCCAGCCCTTCCGGCGAGCTGGTGGAACTCGGATGGCTTTAAAAGGCTCCCATCGTGGCCGTAGAGTGTTGTCATCACGAGATGCCTCGCCGGGAGGTTCACACCCTCGACCAGTGTGTATGCAGTCCCCAGGATCCTGATCTTTCTGCTGAGAAAGAGCTCCTGAACTAGCCTCCTGCTCTCAGCACTCAACCCACCGTGGTGGAAGCCAACCGGTGCTCTCCTAATTATATCTCTTAGCCTTAGATCGCTTTGCGACCCCCTGCCAAGCTTCTTCGCAATAGCAGCCCCCTCTACATCCCAGCCTGGAGGTGCTTTCACCCGATCTGCGATCGCGGATGCTAGATCCTCAACGGCTGCTCTTGTTGGAGCCCAGAACAGGATTCCATGCTCTTTGTTCTTCTCATATAGAGATGCT harbors:
- a CDS encoding DEAD/DEAH box helicase, producing the protein MLAIGRRREESFRYIFGVDPNKLQELAINTMMPDRNYIVIAPTGSGKTYVGFWHAIMKGRGIYLATTTANTWEKYIWFREKIAGKVNMEPAILNKDFPGTAAKIVSSDMLFTTPFKLSQYVSYRSVVEWVRGASIIVDEIHEMPPETEFIVSWALSIGANVVGLSATVDDSDANAMARWLNAAIIKPEMERPIPIFYHEVRIEKDVDEYGDVVFIIDGLGRFSSREHAVVEYIASLYEKNKEHGILFWAPTRAAVEDLASAIADRVKAPPGWDVEGAAIAKKLGRGSQSDLRLRDIIRRAPVGFHHGGLSAESRRLVQELFLSRKIRILGTAYTLVEGVNLPARHLVMTTLYGHDGSLLKPSEFHQLAGRAGRPGLDEEGHVHIFIDTESEAAYLKTIMRIKAEPISSKIYDEDFMTRALLRLIAYGNRDPSSLANFVRRTFWSAIHGDAGSEAVVSMMKRIIDGLVGEGYIEIRDNRIWFPSRELYFAATVGLKMDEKRLADNAAGKDAKQVLYEIADIAVKILGDGNPSQEHMDVREIAVDFGLMSASMVGGRRGRLAQELAEKMFELGGAMALYRGRAFGWNDSARESLSNAIELLATGANDTMISLRKAGIPLAVIKRLARNYAIALISSSCIDEDTAEKIYKYAVADYKTERPWFKELKEYLSSRTCRS